Proteins from one Eubalaena glacialis isolate mEubGla1 chromosome 8, mEubGla1.1.hap2.+ XY, whole genome shotgun sequence genomic window:
- the LOC133096550 gene encoding GTPase IMAP family member 5-like, producing the protein MEGLQKGGEDTCIKGGGEESLNPGSFWLRIILVGKTGSGKSATGNSILCQPVFESRLGAQSVTRKCQGATGTWNGRSILVVDTPPIFEARAQDQEVYENIGDCYLLSAPGPHVLLLVTQLGRFTEQDVVAVTRVKEVFGARALRHMVILFTHKEDLADGSLHDYVANTDNLRLRGLVRECGQRYCAFNNRASGDELGEQLAGLMAMVEGLEREHQGAYLSNDLFFDAQRHQQGGGDPHGEGHVRYLAKVRSHVAKQKQDLKEAQRNRAFKALLRVKNWIVVHDELCVCLVWCSLLFLLILLIIWYHL; encoded by the exons atggaggGGCTTCAGAAGGGTGGAGAAGACACCTGCATCAAAG GTGGAGGAGAAGAGAGCTTAAATCCCGGATCATTTTGGTTGAGGATCATCCTAGTGGGCAAAACAGGCAGCGGGAAAAGCGCCACCGGGAACAGCATCCTCTGCCAGCCAGTGTTTGAGTCCAGGCTGGGGGCCCAGTCGGTGACCAGGAAGTGTCAGGGGGCAACGGGCACGTGGAACGGGAGGAGCATCCTGGTGGTGGACACGCCCCCCATCTTTGAGGCGAGGGCCCAGGACCAAGAGGTGTACGAGAACATCGGGGACTGCTACCTGCTCTCGGCCCCGGGGCCTCACGTGCTGCTGCTGGTGACCCAGCTGGGGCGCTTCACAGAGCAGGACGTGGTGGCCGTGACCAGGGTGAAGGAGGTCTTTGGGGCGAGAGCCCTGAGACACATGGTCATCCTGTTCACCCACAAGGAGGACTTAGCGGACGGATCCTTGCATGACTATGTAGCCAACACAGACAACCTGAGGCTGAGGGGCCTGGTCCGGGAGTGCGGGCAGAGGTACTGCGCCTTCAACAACCGGGCCTCCGGCGACGAGCTGGGGGAGCAGCTGGCCGGGCTGATGGCCATGGTCgaggggctggagagggagcATCAGGGCGCCTACCTCAGCAACGACCTCTTCTTTGATGCACAGCGGCACCAGCAGGGCGGGGGCGACCCCCACGGAGAAGGTCACGTGCGCTACCTGGCCAAGGTGCGGTCGCATGTTGCAAAGCAAAAGCAAGACCTGAAAGAGGCCCAGAGAAACCGTGCCTTCAAGGCGCTCCTCCGAGTCAAAAACTGGATCGTTGTGCACGATGAGCTTTGTGTTTGTCTTGTTTGGTGCAGcttactttttcttcttattctgCTGATcatctggtatcatctttaa
- the LOC133096549 gene encoding GTPase IMAP family member 5-like isoform X1, with product MDGSMRMEGLQRSRYGTMAEGGTEHKQFATSSSLRIILVGKTGSGKSATGNSILCQPVFESRLGAQSVTRKCQGATGTWNGRSILVVDTPPIFEARAQDQEVYENIGDCYLLSAPGPHVLLLVTQLGRFTEQDVVAVTRVKEVFGARALRHMVILFTHKEDLADGSLHDYVANTDNLRLRGLVRECRQRYCAFNNRASGDERGEQLAGLMAVVEGLEREHQGAYLSNDLFFDAQRLQQGGGDPHGEDHVRYLAKVRSHVAKQKQGLKEAQRNRAFKALLRVKNWIISHIGIFAVLVICFLIFLAILISLCRTHEC from the exons ATGGATGGCAGCATG AGAATGGAAGGGCTTCAGAGGAGCAGATACGGGACTATGGCTGAAG gcgGAACAGAACATAAGCAGTTTGCAACCTCGTCCTCATTGAGGATCATCCTGGTGGGCAAAACAGGCAGCGGGAAAAGCGCCACCGGGAACAGCATCCTCTGCCAGCCAGTGTTTGAGTCCAGGCTGGGGGCCCAGTCGGTGACCAGGAAGTGTCAGGGGGCAACGGGCACGTGGAACGGGAGGAGCATCCTGGTGGTGGACACGCCCCCCATCTTTGAGGCGAGGGCCCAGGACCAAGAGGTGTACGAGAACATCGGGGACTGCTACCTGCTCTCGGCCCCGGGGCCTCACGTGCTGCTGCTGGTGACCCAGCTGGGGCGCTTCACAGAGCAGGACGTGGTGGCCGTGACCAGGGTGAAGGAGGTCTTTGGGGCGAGAGCCCTGAGACACATGGTCATCCTGTTCACCCACAAGGAGGACTTAGCGGACGGATCCTTGCATGACTATGTAGCCAACACAGACAACCTGAGGCTGAGGGGCCTGGTCCGGGAGTGCAGGCAGAGGTACTGCGCCTTCAACAACCGGGCCTCCGGCGACGAGCGGGGGGAGCAGCTGGCCGGGCTGATGGCCGTGGTCgaggggctggagagggagcACCAGGGCGCCTACCTCAGCAACGACCTCTTCTTTGATGCACAGCGGCTCCAGCAGGGCGGGGGCGACCCCCACGGAGAAGATCACGTGCGCTACCTGGCCAAGGTGCGGTCGCATGTTGCAAAGCAAAAGCAAGGCCTGAAAGAGGCTCAGAGAAACCGTGCCTTCAAGGCGCTCCTCCGAGTCAAAAACTGGATCATTTCTCACATCGGAATATTTGCTGTTCTTGTTATATGCTTTTTGATTTTTCTTGCCATTTTAATTAGCTTGTGTAGAACTCACGAATGCTGA
- the LOC133096549 gene encoding GTPase IMAP family member 5-like isoform X2, protein MEGLQRSRYGTMAEGGTEHKQFATSSSLRIILVGKTGSGKSATGNSILCQPVFESRLGAQSVTRKCQGATGTWNGRSILVVDTPPIFEARAQDQEVYENIGDCYLLSAPGPHVLLLVTQLGRFTEQDVVAVTRVKEVFGARALRHMVILFTHKEDLADGSLHDYVANTDNLRLRGLVRECRQRYCAFNNRASGDERGEQLAGLMAVVEGLEREHQGAYLSNDLFFDAQRLQQGGGDPHGEDHVRYLAKVRSHVAKQKQGLKEAQRNRAFKALLRVKNWIISHIGIFAVLVICFLIFLAILISLCRTHEC, encoded by the exons ATGGAAGGGCTTCAGAGGAGCAGATACGGGACTATGGCTGAAG gcgGAACAGAACATAAGCAGTTTGCAACCTCGTCCTCATTGAGGATCATCCTGGTGGGCAAAACAGGCAGCGGGAAAAGCGCCACCGGGAACAGCATCCTCTGCCAGCCAGTGTTTGAGTCCAGGCTGGGGGCCCAGTCGGTGACCAGGAAGTGTCAGGGGGCAACGGGCACGTGGAACGGGAGGAGCATCCTGGTGGTGGACACGCCCCCCATCTTTGAGGCGAGGGCCCAGGACCAAGAGGTGTACGAGAACATCGGGGACTGCTACCTGCTCTCGGCCCCGGGGCCTCACGTGCTGCTGCTGGTGACCCAGCTGGGGCGCTTCACAGAGCAGGACGTGGTGGCCGTGACCAGGGTGAAGGAGGTCTTTGGGGCGAGAGCCCTGAGACACATGGTCATCCTGTTCACCCACAAGGAGGACTTAGCGGACGGATCCTTGCATGACTATGTAGCCAACACAGACAACCTGAGGCTGAGGGGCCTGGTCCGGGAGTGCAGGCAGAGGTACTGCGCCTTCAACAACCGGGCCTCCGGCGACGAGCGGGGGGAGCAGCTGGCCGGGCTGATGGCCGTGGTCgaggggctggagagggagcACCAGGGCGCCTACCTCAGCAACGACCTCTTCTTTGATGCACAGCGGCTCCAGCAGGGCGGGGGCGACCCCCACGGAGAAGATCACGTGCGCTACCTGGCCAAGGTGCGGTCGCATGTTGCAAAGCAAAAGCAAGGCCTGAAAGAGGCTCAGAGAAACCGTGCCTTCAAGGCGCTCCTCCGAGTCAAAAACTGGATCATTTCTCACATCGGAATATTTGCTGTTCTTGTTATATGCTTTTTGATTTTTCTTGCCATTTTAATTAGCTTGTGTAGAACTCACGAATGCTGA